One window of the Solanum stenotomum isolate F172 chromosome 11, ASM1918654v1, whole genome shotgun sequence genome contains the following:
- the LOC125845695 gene encoding receptor-like protein Cf-9 homolog yields the protein MANLTVLDLRRNNFTGSIPPLCAQSTSLRTIVLNEILDVGKNTIDDTFPAWLGTLEELAAGPYIKVEQVPWVYKSGCFSSSFDHQLCSHTEASALLQFKQSFGVNSDYSDCFTSFPKTKSWNESRDCCTWDGVTCDRLNGHVIDLDLSCSQLGGSIHPNSSLFQLHHLHTLNLAYNYFNYSSIPRNIGQLTNLRHLNLSDAWFEGKIPTEISYLSNLVSLDLSVYGLQLDERTFETLMLQNFTNLEVLSLYLVNISSPLPVNISSSLRYVDLTDTNLRGVLTESFFLVTNLERLKLRGNDLVKGVFPKIHRSNTLLMELDISYTGISGELPHSIGTLKSLNILNLEGCQFTGSIPDSIGNLTQITELILSLNHFTGHIPSTISKLKHLTILHLSSNSFSGEIPYVFSNLQELRFLDLFNNSFIGSFPSSISNLTHLQRLDLSSNSLSGPLPNNASNLQKLTQLDLYDNLLNGTIPCWLFSLHLLRPFLSLSKNQFSGLPDELKTNPALIKLDLSNNQLSGSVPQSLVNLTYLYTLDLSSNNITGPFPASILSLTHLEYLDLSSNSLSDPLPSNASMLQELFFVDLSYNSLNGISGELPHSIGTLKSLNILNLEGCQFTGSIPDSIGNLTQITELILSLNHFTGHIPSTISKLKHLTILHLSSNSFSGEIPYVFSNLQELRFLDLFNNSFIGSFPSSISNLTHLQRLDLSSNSLSGPLPNNASNLQKLTQLDLYDNLLNGTIPCWLFSLHLLRPFLSLSKNQFSGLPDELKTNRALIKLDLSNNQLSGSVPQSLVNLTYLYTLDLSSNNITGPFPASILSLTHLEYLDLSSNSLSGPLPSNASMLQELFFVDLSYNSLNGTIPSWNLPLLSLLWLNHNQLSGSFPQSLVILTNLSTLDLSSNNITIDEGINITFPSLEVLKLSSCELKDFPHFLRNVKTLQVVDISNNKIPNWFSGMRSDSLQYLDMKFNSLQGPLPLSICNMSKLTLLDLSHNYFSDSVPHCLGSMAFLTVLDLRKNNFTGSLPPLCAHSTSLSTIVVNGNRFEGPVPVSLLKCNGLEVLDVGNNAINDTFPAWLGTLQELQVLILKLNKFHGPISTCQTKFCFPKLRIFDLSRNDFSGSLPAKVFGSFKAMIKLDGEDTGRIKYMEPSEKSFYISYEDSVSLVIKGHDIELQRISTIMTTIDLSSNHFEGVIPKTLKDLSSLWLLNLSHNNLIGGIPMQLGKLNTLEALDLSWNRLTGKIPRELKRMNFLAFLNVSQNHLVEPIPHGLQFNTFENDLYGGNLDLCGPPLSKQCGTSDSSHVPQPLESEDEGESYFFSGFTWESVVIGYSFGLVVGTVMWSLMFKYRKPKWFVEIFDGLMPHKRRRPKKRAQRRRT from the exons ATGGCTAATCTAACGGTGTTGGACTTAAGGAGGAACAATTTCACAGGGAGTATTCCACCATTATGTGCGCAGAGCACTTCATTGAGAACCATTGTCCTGAATG AAATCCTTGATGTGGGGAAGAACACTATAGATGACACATTTCCAGCTTGGCTAGGAACTCTTGAAGAGCTAGCTGCAGGTCCTTATATTAAAGTCGAACAAGTTCCATGGGTCTATAA AAGTGGAtgcttttcttcttcctttgatcATCAACTTTGCTCTCACACTGAAGCTTCTGCTTTGCTTCAGTTTAAGCAATCTTTTGGAGTTAATTCTGACTACTCCGACTGTTTTACTTCTTTCCCAAAAACAAAGTCTTGGAATGAGAGTAGGGATTGCTGCACTTGGGATGGAGTCACTTGTGACAGGTTAAACGGTCATGTTATCGACCTGGACCTTAGTTGCAGTCAACTTGGTGGAAGTATTCATCCCAACAGCAGCCTCTTCCAACTTCATCATCTCCACACACTAAACCTTGCTTACAATTACTTCAATTATTCTTCAATCCCACGTAACATTGGCCAATTGACAAATTTGAGGCATCTCAACCTTTCTGATGCTTGGTTTGAAGGGAAAATCCCAACAGAAATCTCATACCTTTCcaatttggtttcacttgatcTTTCTGTTTATGGATTACAACTTGATGAGAGAACATTTGAAACATTAATGCTTCAAAACTTCACAAATCTGGAGGTACTTTCTCTCTATCTTGTCAACATCTCATCTCCGTTACCTGTGAACATTTCTTCCTCCTTAAGGTACGTGGATCTTACAGATACTAATCTGCGAGGTGTTCTCACAGAGAGCTTTTTCCTTGTGACAAACTTGGAAAGACTCAAATTGAGAGGGAATGATCTTGTCAAAGGAGTTTTTCCAAAGATCCACCGGAGCAACACTCTGTTAATGGAGTTGGATATTTCATACACAGGTATCTCTGGTGAGCTGCCTCATTCAATTGGCACCTTGAAATCCTTGAATATCTTGAACCTCGAAGGATGTCAATTCACTGGTTCCATTCCCGATTCCATTGGCAACCTAACACAAATTACGGAGTTGATTTTATCTCTTAATCATTTCACTGGCCATATTCCTTCCACAATCTCTAAATTGAAGCACCTCACAATTTTACATCTTTCGTCCAACTCCTTTTCAGGTGAAATTCCCTATGTTTTCTCTAACCTCCAAGAGCTACGCTTTTTAGATCTTTTTAATAACAGCTTCATCGGTTCGTTTCcctcttcaatttcaaacttgaCACATCTTCAACGGTTAGACTTGTCGAGTAATTCCTTATCTGGCCCACTTCCTAATAATGCGAGCAATCTTCAAAAGCTAACCCAACTGGATTTGTATGACAACTTACTGAATGGTACCATACCATGTTGGTTGTTTAGCCTCCATTTGCTAAGACCTTTTTTGTCTCTCAGTAAAAATCAATTTAGTGGACTACCCGATGAGCTCAAAACAAATCCAGCATTAATAAAACTGGATTTAAGCAATAATCAACTCAGTGGTTCTGTTCCTCAATCACTTGTGAATCTCACATACCTTTATACCCTTGACCTTTCATCAAATAACATCACCGGTCCATTTCCCGCTTCAATTTTAAGTTTGACACATCTTGAATACTTAGACTTGTCGAGTAATTCCCTATCTGACCCACTGCCTAGCAATGCAAGCATGCTTCAAGAGCTATTTTTTGTGGATTTGTCTTACAATTCGCTGAATG GCATCTCTGGTGAGCTGCCTCATTCAATTGGCACCTTGAAATCCTTGAATATCTTGAACCTCGAAGGATGTCAATTCACTGGTTCCATTCCCGATTCCATTGGCAACCTAACACAAATTACGGAGTTGATTTTATCTCTTAATCATTTCACTGGCCATATTCCTTCCACAATCTCTAAATTGAAGCACCTCACAATTTTACATCTTTCGTCCAACTCCTTTTCAGGTGAAATTCCCTATGTTTTCTCTAACCTCCAAGAGCTACGCTTTTTAGATCTTTTTAATAACAGCTTCATCGGTTCGTTTCcctcttcaatttcaaacttgaCACATCTTCAACGGTTAGACTTGTCGAGTAATTCCTTATCTGGCCCACTTCCTAATAATGCGAGCAATCTTCAAAAGCTAACCCAACTGGATTTGTATGACAACTTACTGAATGGTACCATACCATGTTGGTTGTTTAGCCTCCATTTGCTAAGACCTTTTTTGTCTCTCAGTAAAAATCAATTTAGTGGACTACCCGATGAGCTCAAAACAAATCGAGCATTAATAAAACTGGATTTAAGCAATAATCAACTCAGTGGTTCTGTTCCTCAGTCACTTGTGAATCTCACATACCTTTATACCCTTGACCTTTCATCAAATAACATCACCGGTCCATTTCCCGCTTCAATTTTAAGTTTGACACATCTTGAATACTTAGACTTGTCGAGTAATTCCCTATCTGGCCCACTGCCTAGCAATGCAAGCATGCTTCAAGAGCTATTTTTTGTGGATTTGTCTTACAATTCGCTGAATGGTACCATACCATCTTGGAACCTCCCTTTGCTATCTTTGTTGTGGCTCAATCATAATCAACTCAGTGGTTCTTTTCCTCAATCACTAGTGATTCTCACAAACCTTTCTACCCTTGACCTTTCATCAAATAACATCACCATTGATGAGGGAATAAATATCACCTTTCCTAGTCTAGAAGTTTTGAAGTTATCATCTTGTGAACTGAAGGATTTTCCACACTTCTTGAGAAATGTAAAGACACTTCAGGTCGTGGATATTTCTAACAATAAGATCCCTAACTGGTTTAGCGGCATGAGGTCGGACTCGTTGCAGTAtcttgatatgaaatttaactCCCTTCAGGGTCCACTACCTTTATCCATTTGTAACATGAGCAAACTTACCTTATTAGATTTATCACACAACTACTTCAGTGACTCAGTTCCACATTGCTTGGGAAGCATGGCTTTTCTAACGGTGCTGGACTTAAGAAAGAACAATTTCACAGGGAGTCTTCCTCCATTATGTGCACACAGCACTTCATTGAGTACCATTGTCGTAAATGGTAATCGATTTGAAGGACCTGTACCTGTGTCGTTGCTCAAGTGTAATGGTCTAGAAGTCCTTGATGTGGGGAACAATGCTATAAATGACACTTTTCCTGCTTGGCTCGGAACTCTTCAAGAGCTGCAGGTCCTTATATTAAAGTTGAACAAGTTCCATGGACCTATAAGTACTTGTCAGACTAAGTTTTGCTTTCCCAAGTTGCGAATTTTTGATCTTTCTCGTAATGATTTTAGTGGCTCACTTCCTGCAAAAGTTTTTGGAAGCTTCAAGGCAATGATTAAATTAGATGGTGAAGACACAGGAAGGATCAAGTACATGGAACCATCTGAGAAGTCATTCTACATATCGTATGAGGATTCAGTGAGTTTGGTAATCAAAGGGCACGATATTGAGCTACAAAGAATCAGCACAATTATGACAACCATAGATCTCTCAAGCAACCATTTTGAAGGTGTCATTCCAAAAACACTAAAGGATCTCAGCTCACTTTGGCTACTCAATTTATCCCATAACAATCTCATAGGTGGTATTCCAATGCAATTGGGGAAATTGAATACACTTGAAGCTTTAGATCTCTCTTGGAATCGGCTCACTGGAAAGATTCCACGGGAATTGAAAAGAATGAACTTTCTGGCCTTCTTAAACGTCTCTCAAAATCATCTCGTCGAACCGATTCCTCATGGTCTACAGTTCAACACATTTGAAAATGATTTGTATGGCGGCAACCTTGATTTATGTGGTCCTCCTTTATCAAAACAATGTGGAACGAGTGATTCATCACATGTTCCTCAACCATTGGAGTCCGAAGATGAAGGCgagtcatatttttttagtgGATTTACGTGGGAATCAGTAGTCATAGGCTACAGTTTTGGACTAGTTGTTGGAACTGTCATGTGGAGTCTCATGTTTAAATATCGTAAGCCAAAATGGTTTGTGGAAATTTTTGATGGACTCATGCCTCACAAGAGAAGAAGGCCAAAGAAGAGAGCTCAGAGACGACGGACTTAA
- the LOC125845696 gene encoding uncharacterized protein LOC125845696, producing MAKRQTIKTVDRSFRDIMDIDKPFGGKVMVFGGDYRQVLPVVPKSTRAEIVNPSLVKSYLWPLMEKIQFTRNMRARTDPTFSEFLLRVGNGDEPTIRDNLILLPEQLTVKHSGDGIPEESIIKEIFPNLQENAATVKYATERAILASRNDHVDKLNDKLIPLFLGESKIFNSCDSSEDNTNNYYQEEYLNTLTPNGLPPHRY from the coding sequence ATGGCCAAACGACAAACAATAAAAACAGTCGACAGGAGCTTCAGAGACATAATGGACATCGATAAACCATTTGGTGGAAAAGTCATGGTTTTTGGAGGAGATTATCGGCAAGTGTTACCAGTAGTTCCAAAATCAACTCGAGCAGAAATTGTAAATCCAAGCTTGGTGAAATCATATCTCTGGCCTTTGATGGAGAAGATTCAATTTACAAGAAATATGAGAGCAAGAACAGATCCAACATTCAGTGAGTTCTTACTTCGCGTGGGTAACGGAGATGAACCAACAATAAGAGACAATTTAATACTTCTCCCTGAACAGTTGACTGTCAAGCATTCTGGGGATGGAATTCCAGAAGAATCCATAATAAAAGAGATATTTCCAAACCTACAAGAAAATGCTGCTACGGTAAAATATGCCACTGAAAGAGCTATTTTAGCAAGCAGAAATGACCATGTGGATAAACTTAATGACAAGTTAATACCCTTGTTCCTAGGTGAAAGCAAGATATTCAATAGCTGTGACTCATCAGAAGATAACACCAACAACTATTACCAAGAAGAATATCTAAATACTTTAACACCAAACGGTCTCCCGCCACATAGGTATTGa